In the Chroococcidiopsis sp. SAG 2025 genome, one interval contains:
- the fabG gene encoding 3-oxoacyl-[acyl-carrier-protein] reductase, with protein sequence MEVLPEDLQRLRQQVAIVTGASRGIGRAIALSLAAEGANVVVNYASSSSAAKEVVEEIEAAGGSAIAIPADVSDAAQVDTLVNTVIEKWKRIDVLVNNAGITRDTLLLRMKPEDWQAVIDLNLTGVFLCTKAVSKIMLKQRSGRIINIASVAGQMGNPGQANYSAAKAGAIGFTKTVAKELASRGIIVNAVAPGFITTDMTSNIDSEDILKYIPLSRYGKPEEVAGMVRFLAADPAAGYITGQVFNVDGGMVMA encoded by the coding sequence ATGGAAGTATTGCCAGAGGATTTACAACGGTTACGCCAACAAGTTGCAATCGTTACCGGGGCTTCGCGAGGAATTGGACGGGCGATCGCTTTGAGTTTAGCCGCAGAAGGGGCGAACGTTGTTGTAAACTACGCAAGTTCTAGTTCCGCTGCTAAAGAAGTTGTAGAAGAAATTGAGGCGGCGGGGGGTAGTGCGATCGCAATTCCAGCCGATGTCTCGGACGCGGCTCAAGTAGATACTCTGGTTAATACTGTTATAGAAAAATGGAAGCGAATTGATGTTTTGGTAAACAATGCTGGTATTACCCGCGATACTTTGTTATTGCGAATGAAACCGGAAGACTGGCAAGCAGTCATCGACCTCAATCTTACAGGTGTATTCCTTTGTACCAAAGCTGTCAGCAAAATCATGCTCAAACAACGCAGCGGGCGCATCATTAATATTGCTTCTGTAGCCGGACAAATGGGCAATCCTGGTCAAGCAAACTATAGTGCCGCAAAAGCTGGGGCGATCGGATTTACTAAAACCGTTGCGAAAGAACTTGCCTCCCGTGGCATTATCGTCAATGCTGTTGCCCCTGGTTTTATCACCACTGATATGACTAGCAACATTGATTCTGAAGATATTCTGAAATATATTCCTCTTAGTCGTTACGGCAAACCCGAAGAAGTTGCTGGTATGGTGCGCTTTCTCGCCGCCGATCCTGCTGCTGGATATATTACAGGTCAAGTCTTCAACGTCGATGGTGGCATGGTTATGGCTTAA
- the trxA gene encoding thioredoxin → MATKQQFNNFAEMISGADVPVLVDFYAAWCGPCQMMAPILEQVNERLKSKIRIVKIDTDKYPQLASQYQIHALPTLVLFKQGQPVDRIEGVVPAPNLIEHLQALI, encoded by the coding sequence ATGGCTACTAAACAGCAGTTCAATAATTTTGCTGAAATGATCTCTGGTGCTGATGTGCCTGTACTGGTAGATTTTTACGCTGCATGGTGCGGTCCTTGCCAGATGATGGCTCCAATTTTAGAACAAGTAAACGAGCGTCTCAAATCTAAAATCCGTATTGTGAAAATCGATACTGATAAATATCCACAACTCGCTAGTCAATATCAAATTCATGCCTTGCCCACATTAGTACTATTTAAGCAGGGTCAACCAGTCGATCGCATTGAGGGCGTAGTACCAGCACCTAATTTAATCGAACATTTACAAGCTCTAATTTAG
- the groL gene encoding chaperonin GroEL (60 kDa chaperone family; promotes refolding of misfolded polypeptides especially under stressful conditions; forms two stacked rings of heptamers to form a barrel-shaped 14mer; ends can be capped by GroES; misfolded proteins enter the barrel where they are refolded when GroES binds) has product MSKIVAFDDESRRALERGVNALADAVKITLGPKGRNVLLEKKYGAPQIVNDGITVAKEIELEDPLENTGARLIQEVASKTKDVAGDGTTTATVLAQAMIREGLKNVAAGANPVALRHGIEKTVAKLVEEIAAVAKPVEGNAIASVATVSAGNDEEVGAMIAEAMERVTKDGVITVEESKSLTTDLDVVEGMQLDRGYISPYFITDNERMVAEFENPRLLITDKKISTIQDLISILEKVARAGQPLIIIAEDVDGEALATLVVNKARGVLSVCAIKAPGFGDRRKEMLRDIAVLTGGQLISEEIGLSLDTASLEMMGVARKVIIDKESTTIVAEGENKADVEKRISQIRKQLAESDSDYDKEKLQERIAKLAGGVAVIKVGAATETELKDRKLRIEDALNATKAAVEEGIVPGGGTTLIHLAKKVDEFKASLQDEEKVAAEIIARALEAPLRQMADNAGVEGSVVVERVRETDFNVGYNAATGEFEDLIAAGILDPAKVVRSALQNAGSIAGMVLTTEALVVEKPEKKAAAAPDMGGMGGMGGMGGMGGMGGMGMM; this is encoded by the coding sequence ATGTCAAAAATCGTTGCGTTTGATGATGAATCGCGGCGGGCATTGGAACGGGGTGTGAATGCCCTTGCCGATGCCGTGAAAATTACCCTGGGTCCAAAAGGTCGCAACGTCCTGTTAGAGAAAAAATACGGTGCGCCTCAGATTGTCAATGATGGGATTACCGTAGCTAAAGAAATTGAGTTGGAAGACCCCCTAGAAAATACTGGGGCGCGTCTGATTCAGGAAGTTGCATCGAAAACCAAAGATGTAGCTGGAGATGGTACGACTACGGCGACAGTTCTCGCCCAAGCAATGATTCGCGAGGGATTGAAGAACGTAGCAGCGGGTGCAAATCCAGTGGCGCTGCGTCACGGAATCGAGAAGACCGTTGCCAAGCTAGTAGAAGAAATTGCTGCTGTCGCCAAACCAGTCGAAGGAAATGCGATCGCATCTGTGGCGACTGTCTCGGCTGGAAACGATGAAGAAGTCGGGGCGATGATCGCTGAGGCAATGGAGAGAGTTACCAAAGACGGTGTAATTACCGTTGAGGAATCCAAGTCTCTCACGACCGATTTAGACGTGGTAGAAGGGATGCAGTTGGATCGAGGTTATATTTCTCCCTACTTCATCACCGACAACGAGCGGATGGTAGCAGAGTTTGAGAATCCTCGCCTGTTGATTACAGACAAGAAAATTAGCACGATCCAAGATTTGATTTCGATTTTAGAAAAAGTCGCTCGTGCCGGACAACCTTTGATTATTATTGCTGAGGATGTCGATGGAGAAGCTTTAGCAACTTTGGTTGTGAATAAAGCTCGTGGCGTGTTGAGCGTCTGCGCGATTAAAGCTCCAGGATTTGGCGATCGCCGTAAAGAAATGTTGCGCGACATCGCCGTACTAACTGGTGGTCAGTTGATTTCGGAAGAAATCGGCTTAAGCTTGGATACCGCTTCTTTGGAGATGATGGGTGTCGCTCGTAAAGTCATCATCGACAAAGAATCTACCACAATTGTCGCCGAAGGCGAAAATAAAGCTGATGTGGAAAAGCGCATCAGCCAAATTCGCAAACAACTAGCAGAATCTGACTCGGACTACGACAAAGAGAAACTGCAAGAGCGAATTGCCAAGCTAGCTGGTGGTGTTGCAGTCATTAAAGTTGGTGCAGCTACCGAAACCGAACTCAAAGACCGCAAACTGCGAATTGAAGACGCGCTGAACGCGACGAAAGCCGCAGTCGAAGAGGGTATCGTCCCTGGTGGTGGTACAACCCTAATCCACTTAGCGAAGAAGGTGGACGAATTCAAAGCCAGCCTGCAAGACGAAGAAAAAGTGGCAGCTGAAATCATTGCTAGAGCGCTAGAAGCTCCCTTACGCCAAATGGCAGACAATGCAGGAGTTGAAGGCTCTGTCGTCGTTGAAAGAGTGCGGGAAACCGATTTCAACGTCGGTTATAATGCGGCAACTGGAGAATTTGAAGATCTGATTGCTGCTGGCATTCTCGATCCTGCTAAGGTTGTGCGTTCGGCATTACAAAACGCTGGTTCTATTGCTGGTATGGTTTTAACGACCGAAGCCCTAGTCGTTGAAAAGCCCGAGAAGAAAGCTGCTGCTGCTCCTGACATGGGTGGTATGGGCGGCATGGGCGGCATGGGTGGTATGGGTGGCATGGGTGGCATGGGTATGATGTAA
- a CDS encoding cytochrome P450 yields MKLTEVNKTPALLQTLQLIANPIEFLTTCANKYSDPFAVRVLGLNSPPVVFFSQPQAIKEIFAIPSEQFDYKKATHVFQPLMGEQSLILQEGKSHQRQRQLMLPPFHGDRMKAYGQIICQITQAVTQQWQIGKQISINHFLPDITLQIILQVVFGISPGERYEQLKVQLSSLLEDVTTPWYSSLFFFPPLQKDLGAWSPWGHFVRRRQQIDQLIYAEISQRRRENDSTRTDILSMLMSARDENGQQMNDEELRDQLMSLLLLGYETTAAALAWAFYLIHSHPQVRDRLQQELNNADRTQPDAIAQLPYLTAICQESLRVHPIALICTPRMVRDSVQIAGDKFNAGTIIIPCIYLTHRREEIYPQPEKFQPERFLQQKFSPFEYLPFGGGSRGCIGAAFSLYEMKLVLAAVLSQYELELANSRPVSPVRRGITIVPSENGMQMSVVGYK; encoded by the coding sequence ATGAAGTTAACTGAGGTAAACAAAACTCCAGCATTACTGCAAACGCTCCAGCTAATTGCCAATCCAATCGAGTTTTTAACCACTTGTGCCAACAAATACAGCGACCCATTTGCTGTGAGAGTTTTAGGTTTAAATTCTCCGCCAGTTGTATTTTTCAGCCAGCCACAAGCAATTAAAGAGATTTTCGCTATTCCTTCAGAGCAATTTGATTATAAAAAAGCAACTCACGTATTTCAACCTTTGATGGGGGAGCAATCTTTAATTTTACAAGAAGGGAAAAGTCATCAACGCCAACGCCAATTAATGCTACCTCCTTTTCATGGCGATCGCATGAAAGCTTACGGGCAAATTATTTGTCAAATTACTCAAGCTGTGACTCAACAATGGCAAATTGGCAAACAGATTTCTATTAACCACTTCCTCCCCGACATTACTCTACAAATTATTTTACAAGTTGTATTCGGTATTAGTCCTGGGGAAAGGTACGAACAATTAAAAGTTCAGTTAAGTTCGCTACTAGAAGATGTTACTACTCCCTGGTACTCCAGTTTATTCTTTTTTCCCCCATTACAAAAAGATTTAGGTGCGTGGAGTCCTTGGGGACATTTTGTCAGGCGCAGACAACAAATTGACCAATTAATCTATGCAGAAATATCGCAACGGCGACGAGAAAACGATTCAACCCGCACCGATATTTTATCAATGTTAATGTCGGCACGGGATGAAAATGGACAGCAGATGAATGATGAGGAATTACGCGATCAGTTGATGTCTCTTTTATTATTAGGCTATGAAACTACAGCAGCAGCCTTAGCATGGGCATTTTACCTGATCCATTCTCATCCACAAGTGCGCGATCGCCTACAACAAGAATTGAATAATGCAGATCGTACTCAACCAGATGCGATCGCCCAACTCCCATATCTTACTGCTATCTGTCAAGAATCCCTCCGAGTTCACCCCATTGCTTTAATTTGTACTCCTCGAATGGTAAGAGACTCCGTACAAATTGCAGGAGATAAATTCAACGCTGGGACAATTATCATACCTTGTATTTACCTCACCCATAGAAGAGAAGAAATCTATCCTCAACCAGAAAAATTTCAACCAGAAAGATTCCTACAACAAAAATTTTCACCCTTTGAATATCTTCCCTTTGGTGGTGGTAGTCGCGGTTGTATTGGTGCAGCTTTTTCGCTATATGAAATGAAACTCGTACTTGCTGCTGTGTTATCGCAGTATGAATTAGAACTAGCAAATTCTCGTCCCGTTTCTCCAGTTCGGCGAGGCATTACAATTGTCCCTTCTGAAAATGGGATGCAAATGTCAGTTGTTGGTTATAAGTAA
- a CDS encoding DUF2993 domain-containing protein, with translation MDNEPRLEEQVIDAVAEVGISSQVDNAEKIDVDIQTNLLKLILGQADSVDFTGQGVVIQKDIRLQEIEVQTDKVDVNPLSALFGKVELDKPLDAIAKIVITEPDLNRALKSEYVLKKARNFKINVDGQTVILEMQQMQLQLPGDNKMVFDGKVLLHEKGETQPLGFTATFRPRTQKQPVIVENFQCDRNEGISFAIALSLMEKVKQWMELPYFDLEGIALRVEEMTAQAGQLALQIQMRMKQIPQNLI, from the coding sequence ATGGATAACGAGCCACGGTTAGAAGAACAAGTCATCGATGCAGTAGCAGAAGTAGGAATATCTAGCCAAGTAGATAACGCTGAAAAAATTGATGTTGATATTCAAACAAATCTCTTAAAGCTAATTTTAGGGCAAGCAGATTCAGTAGATTTTACTGGACAAGGCGTAGTTATACAAAAAGACATCCGCCTGCAAGAAATTGAGGTGCAGACGGATAAAGTTGATGTGAATCCACTCAGCGCTCTTTTTGGCAAGGTTGAATTAGATAAACCGTTAGATGCTATTGCCAAAATTGTCATTACAGAACCAGATTTAAATCGCGCTTTGAAGTCCGAGTACGTATTAAAAAAAGCACGTAATTTTAAAATAAATGTAGACGGACAAACTGTTATTTTAGAAATGCAGCAGATGCAATTACAGTTACCCGGAGATAACAAAATGGTCTTCGATGGTAAGGTGTTGTTGCACGAAAAAGGCGAAACGCAGCCACTCGGTTTTACAGCTACATTTCGCCCCCGTACCCAGAAGCAACCAGTTATCGTTGAAAATTTTCAATGCGATCGCAATGAAGGAATATCTTTTGCGATCGCGCTATCATTAATGGAAAAAGTCAAACAATGGATGGAGTTACCATATTTCGATCTAGAAGGAATAGCACTCAGAGTTGAAGAAATGACGGCGCAAGCAGGTCAGTTAGCTTTACAAATCCAAATGAGAATGAAACAAATACCTCAGAATTTAATTTAA
- the purU gene encoding formyltetrahydrofolate deformylase, which produces MNRLTATLLVSCPDRQGLVAKIANFIYANGGNIIHADQHTDFAAGLFLTRIEWQLEGFHLSRELIAPAFGAIAQPLEARWQLHFSDTIPRLAIWVSRQEHCLFDLILRQQAKEYAAEIPLIISNHPDLEWVAKQFGIDYYYIPVNKDNKAAQEEKQLELLHQYDIDLIVLAKYMQILSPEFITRFPQAINIHHSFLPAFVGANPYQKAYERGVKIIGATAHYVTSELDAGPIIEQDVVRISHRDEVSDLIRKGKDLERVVLARAVRSHLQHRVLIYGNKTVVFE; this is translated from the coding sequence ATGAATAGACTGACAGCAACTCTACTAGTTTCTTGTCCCGACCGACAAGGATTAGTCGCAAAAATTGCCAATTTTATTTATGCCAATGGTGGTAACATTATCCATGCCGATCAGCATACAGACTTTGCTGCTGGTTTGTTTCTAACCCGGATTGAATGGCAATTAGAGGGTTTTCATCTATCGCGAGAGTTAATTGCGCCTGCCTTTGGCGCGATCGCGCAGCCTCTAGAGGCTCGATGGCAACTACACTTTTCCGACACCATCCCACGCCTTGCTATTTGGGTGAGTCGGCAAGAACATTGCTTATTCGATTTAATTCTTCGACAACAGGCAAAAGAGTATGCCGCAGAAATTCCCCTGATTATTAGCAATCATCCCGATTTGGAATGGGTGGCAAAACAATTCGGTATAGATTATTACTATATTCCCGTTAACAAAGATAACAAAGCGGCTCAAGAGGAAAAACAGTTAGAACTTTTGCACCAGTACGACATCGATCTCATCGTTCTGGCAAAATATATGCAAATTCTCAGTCCCGAATTTATTACCCGATTTCCTCAAGCAATTAACATTCACCATTCGTTCCTTCCTGCTTTTGTAGGCGCAAATCCATACCAGAAAGCTTACGAACGCGGAGTAAAAATTATCGGTGCTACCGCTCATTACGTAACATCAGAACTCGATGCTGGACCAATTATCGAACAAGATGTCGTCCGCATCAGCCACCGAGATGAGGTCAGCGACCTGATCCGTAAAGGTAAAGATTTAGAACGAGTCGTTTTAGCTAGAGCCGTGCGATCGCATTTACAACACCGTGTCTTAATTTACGGGAATAAGACTGTGGTGTTTGAGTAG